In Pongo abelii isolate AG06213 chromosome 15, NHGRI_mPonAbe1-v2.0_pri, whole genome shotgun sequence, a single window of DNA contains:
- the DHRS2 gene encoding dehydrogenase/reductase SDR family member 2, mitochondrial isoform X2: MLPAVARGYRGWFHPCARLSVRMSSTGIDRKGILANRVAVVTGSTSGIGFAMARRLARDGAHVVISSRKQQNVDRAVAELQGEGLSVAGIVCHVGKAEDREQLVAKALEHCGGVDFLVCSAGVNPLVGSTLGTSEQIWDKILSVNVKSPALLLSQLLPYMEKRRGAVILVSSAAAYYPAKELGVYNVSKTALLGLTRTLALELAPKDIRLHENESFWKNFKERHQLQRIGESEDCAGIVSFLCSPDASYITGENIAVAGFSSRL; encoded by the exons ATGCTGCCAGCAGTGGCCCGGGGCTACCGGGGCTGGTTTCATCCCTGTGCTAGGCTTTCTGTGAGGATGAGCAGCACTGGGATAGACCGGAAGGGCATCCTGGCTAACCGGGTAGCCGTGGTCACGGGGTCCACCAGTGG GATCGGCTTTGCCATGGCCCGGCGTCTGGCCCGGGATGGGGCCCACGTGGTCATCAGCAGCCGGAAGCAGCAGAATGTGGACCGGGCCGTGGCCGAGCTGCAGGGGGAGGGGCTGAGTGTGGCGGGCATCGTGTGCCACGTGGGGAAGGCTGAGGACCGGGAGCAGCTGGTGGCCAAG GCCCTGGAGCACTGTGGGGGTGTCGACTTCCTGGTGTGCAGCGCAGGGGTCAACCCTCTGGTGGGGAGCACTCTGGGGACCAGTGAGCAGATCTGGGACAAG ATCCTAAGTGTGAACGTGAAGTCCCCAGCCCTGCTGCTGAGCCAGTTGCTGCCCTACATGGAGAAGAG GAGGGGTGCTGTCATCCTGGTCTCTTCTGCTGCAGCTTATTATCCAGCAAAG GAGCTGGGTGTCTACAATGTCAGCAAGACAGCACTGCTGGGTCTCACTAGAACACTGGCATTGGAGCTGGCCCCCAAGGACATCCGG TTGCATGAGAATGAGTCTTTCTGGAAGAACTTCAAGGAACGTCATCAGCTGCAGAG GATTGGGGAGTCAGAGGACTGTGCAGGAATCGTGTCCTTCCTGTGCTCTCCAGATGCCAGCTACATCACTGGGGAGAACATTGCAGTGGCAGGCTTCTCCTCTCGGCTCTGA
- the DHRS2 gene encoding dehydrogenase/reductase SDR family member 2, mitochondrial isoform X1, giving the protein MLPAVARGYRGWFHPCARLSVRMSSTGIDRKGILANRVAVVTGSTSGIGFAMARRLARDGAHVVISSRKQQNVDRAVAELQGEGLSVAGIVCHVGKAEDREQLVAKALEHCGGVDFLVCSAGVNPLVGSTLGTSEQIWDKILSVNVKSPALLLSQLLPYMEKRRGAVILVSSAAAYYPAKELGVYNVSKTALLGLTRTLALELAPKDIRVNCLVPGIIKTDFSKVLHENESFWKNFKERHQLQRIGESEDCAGIVSFLCSPDASYITGENIAVAGFSSRL; this is encoded by the exons ATGCTGCCAGCAGTGGCCCGGGGCTACCGGGGCTGGTTTCATCCCTGTGCTAGGCTTTCTGTGAGGATGAGCAGCACTGGGATAGACCGGAAGGGCATCCTGGCTAACCGGGTAGCCGTGGTCACGGGGTCCACCAGTGG GATCGGCTTTGCCATGGCCCGGCGTCTGGCCCGGGATGGGGCCCACGTGGTCATCAGCAGCCGGAAGCAGCAGAATGTGGACCGGGCCGTGGCCGAGCTGCAGGGGGAGGGGCTGAGTGTGGCGGGCATCGTGTGCCACGTGGGGAAGGCTGAGGACCGGGAGCAGCTGGTGGCCAAG GCCCTGGAGCACTGTGGGGGTGTCGACTTCCTGGTGTGCAGCGCAGGGGTCAACCCTCTGGTGGGGAGCACTCTGGGGACCAGTGAGCAGATCTGGGACAAG ATCCTAAGTGTGAACGTGAAGTCCCCAGCCCTGCTGCTGAGCCAGTTGCTGCCCTACATGGAGAAGAG GAGGGGTGCTGTCATCCTGGTCTCTTCTGCTGCAGCTTATTATCCAGCAAAG GAGCTGGGTGTCTACAATGTCAGCAAGACAGCACTGCTGGGTCTCACTAGAACACTGGCATTGGAGCTGGCCCCCAAGGACATCCGGGTAAACTGCCTGGTTCCAGGAATTATCAAAACTGACTTCAGCAAAGTG TTGCATGAGAATGAGTCTTTCTGGAAGAACTTCAAGGAACGTCATCAGCTGCAGAG GATTGGGGAGTCAGAGGACTGTGCAGGAATCGTGTCCTTCCTGTGCTCTCCAGATGCCAGCTACATCACTGGGGAGAACATTGCAGTGGCAGGCTTCTCCTCTCGGCTCTGA
- the DHRS2 gene encoding dehydrogenase/reductase SDR family member 2, mitochondrial isoform X3, translated as MLPAVARGYRGWFHPCARLSVRMSSTGIDRKGILANRVAVVTGSTSGIGFAMARRLARDGAHVVISSRKQQNVDRAVAELQGEGLSVAGIVCHVGKAEDREQLVAKALEHCGGVDFLVCSAGVNPLVGSTLGTSEQIWDKGPQGGTPF; from the exons ATGCTGCCAGCAGTGGCCCGGGGCTACCGGGGCTGGTTTCATCCCTGTGCTAGGCTTTCTGTGAGGATGAGCAGCACTGGGATAGACCGGAAGGGCATCCTGGCTAACCGGGTAGCCGTGGTCACGGGGTCCACCAGTGG GATCGGCTTTGCCATGGCCCGGCGTCTGGCCCGGGATGGGGCCCACGTGGTCATCAGCAGCCGGAAGCAGCAGAATGTGGACCGGGCCGTGGCCGAGCTGCAGGGGGAGGGGCTGAGTGTGGCGGGCATCGTGTGCCACGTGGGGAAGGCTGAGGACCGGGAGCAGCTGGTGGCCAAG GCCCTGGAGCACTGTGGGGGTGTCGACTTCCTGGTGTGCAGCGCAGGGGTCAACCCTCTGGTGGGGAGCACTCTGGGGACCAGTGAGCAGATCTGGGACAAG GGACCTCAGGGTGGTACCCCCTTCTGA